From the genome of Natrinema marinum:
TGCGCGAAGCCACGCTCACGCACGGCTGTCCGGTCTGTGGAGCGTCGGTGATGCCGTCAGCTTTCGTGGCGGAGCAACAGTCCGAGAACTGAACGCCGTCTGATCGTCGACTCGCGCTGTCGTGGCGTCTCCTCGTTACTCCTCGCGATTCACTTCGGTTCGCCGGCCGTTGAGCGTCTCGGGAACGAGCCGATAGAGTTCGATGTCGAGGGATTTCTTCCCTTGCGCCCAGATTTCGAACAGCGGCCGCTTCGCATCGCCGTACTGTGCGATCTCGTCCGGGGTTAGCGCTGCGGGTTCGATGCTCTCGAGTTCGCCCGTCGCGATGATGCTCCGGTACGACGACTCCGCTTCGTCGTAGATGACGAGCCGCGCCGCGGGCGTCGACTCGAGGAACTGGCGTTTCTCGCTCTCAGGTGTCGATACCAGCCGCATGTAGAACGCCCGCTCGTTGTCGTCGTAGCCGTACGAAATCGGAATCGCGTAGGGGTCGTCCGTCCGCGCGAGCGACAGCACCCCCGTCTCGTGCCGACTGAGGAAGTCGTCGATCTCCGCGTCGGTCATCTCGGTTTCCTGGTCGATAGCCATCGTCTGGATGGTTTGCCAAAGGTGAAACATGATCTTTAGAGTTGCCATCGACCGCGGGAAGCGCAGCCGGCCACGTCGGCGCCGTCGATTGCGCGTCGGCCGTCCTACTCGCCGACCCCGATGACGACCGCTTCGCGGATCTCGAGGGCCGTCTCGACCTCGCTTTCGCGGTCGGTCCGTCGGCCGATGCGGATCAATTGTTCTTCGTGTGCGCGTCGGATGGCCGACAGTTCGCGGTCGGTCACGCCGAGGGTCGCGCCGATCTCGTCCCAGTGGCCCCACTCGGCGAGGAAGACCTCGCAGTCCTCGCCCGCGTGAAACCGTTCGAACTCCCGGCGGTAGCGCTCGAGTTCCGGCCCCAGCACGGTCTGTGCTCGCTCGATCAGGTCCGGCAGCCGGGTCCCCGGGACGCTCGCTTTGGCGGCGGTCAGCAGCAACACCTGCCCCTCGATCGGCTCGCCCGCCATCAGCCACCCGCACGCATCGCCTTCTGGGCGAACTTCTCGACGAGCGGCTCGAGGGTCTCCGCTTCGCCCTCGAAAACCACGGTTACCTCGGTCAGCTGCAGCGACGGTCCGAC
Proteins encoded in this window:
- a CDS encoding DUF7560 family zinc ribbon protein, with protein sequence MSRYEFTCPECGQEIEVNESMREATLTHGCPVCGASVMPSAFVAEQQSEN
- a CDS encoding pyridoxamine 5'-phosphate oxidase family protein — protein: MAIDQETEMTDAEIDDFLSRHETGVLSLARTDDPYAIPISYGYDDNERAFYMRLVSTPESEKRQFLESTPAARLVIYDEAESSYRSIIATGELESIEPAALTPDEIAQYGDAKRPLFEIWAQGKKSLDIELYRLVPETLNGRRTEVNREE